In Phyllobacterium zundukense, the genomic stretch CTCGGTGTAATCTCAAGCTTGCCCGGTTTGGGGTACTGATGAAAATCCAGCGCTGCGGTTCGCAGACTTGCTTTCGGGTCTTGTGACAAGGCAGTCTTGCTCCTGTTATGCAATTTTAGCTGAAACGGCTAAAGTCCCAACAATCTTCCGGCGAGGAATAGGGATAATAGCCCAGCGCGGGGGCAGGATCGCATATTCTATGCAGGCATCAAACATCGATTTTTGTTTCATGACCGCGCCACGCTCGATACCACAGCAAGCGATAATGCCGAGCGGCGCATGAAGGTATTATTGCAGATAAATTCGCTTACCCAGGCGATGGGAACATCGATCGGGATGCACTTCCCATCGCTTGCGCGATCGAGTTCAAGGAACCCTTCCCGAAGGGGCTTGCGTAAGTTCGGATCATTTCGTCACCGTCGAATCGGCATCTTGGGGCCCGCGAAGAACAGCATTTTCAATCTGCTAACCCGTGTTTCGAGCGTTAGGCCCCATCCCGCTATTTTACGGATGCACTCCTTCCAAAATCATCATAGTCTGCCGCGGGTTGGCTGTTGCTTGCTTTTCAAAGGAGTATTTCGTGTCTTCTGTTTTCGATTTGCACCCTATTTCGCGCCGCTCCTTGCTCAGTGGTATGGCCGCTGCATCGGCGCTTGTCCTGCTGCACCCGTTTTCCGCCCGCGCAGCCGCCAATCAAGCCCATTTGCGGCTGATGGAAACGACAGACATTCACGTCAATGTTTTCCCCTATGACTATTACGCTGACAAGCCTACCGACACGATGGGACTCGCCCGCACGGCGACCATCATAGATGCCATCCGCGCTGAAGCTGCTAATTCGCTCCTTATCGACAACGGCGACTTCCTGCAGGGCAATCCCATGGGTGACTACATGGCCTATCAGCACGGCATGAAGGACGGCGATGTGCATCCAGTCATCAAGGCGATGAACGTACTGGGCTACGACGTCGGGACACTCGGCAACCACGAATTCAACTACGGTCTCGACTATATGTTCAAGGTGGTCGGCGGGTCGAACTTTCCTTATGTCTGCGCCAATTTGACGAAAGGTCAGCTCTCTTCAGATCCCAGGCAGGACGATCTCTTCTTCAAGCCCTACGTCATCATCGAAAGGAAGATCAAGGACGGCACCGGGGCCGAAAGTCCGGTCAGGATTGGGTTTATTGGCTTCGTACCACCGCAAATCATGCTTTGGGATATTAAGAATCTTGAAGGCAAGGCGCAGACCCGCGACATCGTCGAAGCGGCCAAAGCCTGGGTGCCTGCCATGAAGGAAGAAGGCGCCGATATTATCATCGCCCTGTCTCATTCCGGTATCGACGGAACCACACCGTCGGAACGGATGGAGAATGCTTCGCTCTATCTCGCCGGCGTCGAAGGCATCGACGCGATCTTCACCGGCCACCAGCATCTGGTCTTCCCCGGCCCGAAGAGCTGGGATGGCATTGCCAATGCCGATCCGGTCAAAGGCACACTTGCCGGCAAGCCGGCAGTCATGGCCGGTTTCTGGGGTTCGCATCTCGGTCTCATTGACTTGCTGCTTGAGAAAGACGGCAATAGCTGGAGGATTACTGATTTCACGGCAGAGGCCCGTCCCATCTATCACCGCGACGACAAGAAGAAGGTTGTCGCTGATGTCGCCGACAAGACGGCTGTAATCGAAGCCGCCAAGGCCGAGCACGAGGCGACACTTGCCTACGTCCGCACACCGGTCGGCAAGACGTCGGCGCCGCTCTATTCCTATTTCGCGCTCGTCGCCGATGATCCTTCGGTTCAAGTCGTTTCCCAGGCCCAAACCTGGTACATCAAGGAAATGCTCAAGGATACCGAGCACAAGGACCTGCCGGTTCTTTCTGCGGCAGCGCCCTTCAAGGCCGGTGGACGCGGGGGCGCCGATTATTATACTGACGTTCCAATCGGCGATATCGCCATCAAGAATGTCGCCGATCTTTACCTCTATCCCAACACGGTACAGGCTGTCGTTATCACCGGCCAGCAGGTGAAGAACTGGCTGGAAATGTCGGCCGGTATGTTCAATCACATAGAAGCGGGAGCCAAGGATGCAGCACTGCTCAATGCGGATTTTCCATCCTACAATTTTGACGTTATCGATGGTGTGACCTACGAGATCGATCTGTCGCAGCCACGCAAGTTCGACAATGATGGACAGGCGATCAATCCAGAGGCAAACCGCATCCAGAACCTCCGGTTTGAGGGCAAACCGATCGATCCGGCGCAAAAATTTGTGGTCGTCACGAATAATTATCGTGCCGGCGGGGGCGGGAAGTTCCCAGAGATTGCTTCGGACAAGGTAGTTTTCGTGGCTCCGGATACGAACCGTGATGTCATCGTGCGCTATATCATTGAAGAAGGCACCATCAACCCATCCGCAGATGGCAACTGGGGTTTCAAACAGTTACCAGGCACCACAGTGACCTTTGAAAGCGGCCCGAAGGCCAGGCAGTACGTTGCCAAGGTGAAGAGCGTCAGGATCGAGGATGCAGGCGAAGGTACGGAAGGCTTTGCCATGTTCCGGCTGATCCTTTGAACGGCGCAGTCGGAATGTGGCGGGGGACAGCCCTGTAGTTGACTAATCCATTTCGCAAATGAACGATATGGATACCTCACAACCACCTGCAATCGAAGGCAGGGCTGCCGTCTTGGCCTTGTATCAAGCGTCCTGTCCGGTTTTCGCCCGCTTGGGAAGCTTCCAGTTCGGCCGGATAAAGTGGCAGGTATAGCCATTCGGAATCCGTTCGAGATAGTCTTGGTGTTCCGGTTCAGCTTGCCAAAAGTCACCTGCAGGCGTGATATCGGTTACCACTTTTCCTGGCCAAAGTCCGGACGCGTCGACGTCGGCGATCGTGTCTTCCGCAACGCGCCTCTGCTCGTCACTGGTATAAAAGATCTCCGACCGATAGCTCGCCCCAACGTCATTGCCCTGTCGATCGCGGGTGCTCGGGTCATGTATTTGAAAGAAAAATTCGAGGAGTTGCCGATAGGTGATTTTCGAAGGATCAAATGTGATTTCGATCGCTTCAGCATGAGTGCCGTGATTGCGATAGGTCGCATGTGGAACGTCACCGCCCGTGTAACCGACACGTGTGGAGATCACACCGTCGTAACGGCGTATGAGGTCTTGCATTCCCCAAAAACAGCCGCCGGCGAGTACAGCGCGCTCATATATCATTGCACGTCCTCCACTTGGTTGAGATAGGCCCCGTAACCTGCCGATTCCATGTCATCGCGATGGATGAAACGCAGCGCAGCGGAGTTGATGCAGTATCGCAAACCGCCGCGGTCCTCCGGACCATCAGGAAACACATGTCCAAGATGGCTATCGCCATGGATCGAGCGCACTTCGGTGCGGACCATGCCGTACGAACTATCCTGCACCTCGTTCACATTGGCAGGCTCAATCGGTTTCGTGAAGCTCGGCCAGCCACAACCCGACTCATATTTATCAGACGAAGCAAATAGCGGTTCACCAGACACAACGTCAACGTAGATGCCCGGTTCCTTGTTGTCGAGATATTCGCCCGTTCCGGGACGCTCGGTCGCGCTATGCTGGGTCACGCGATACTGTTCCGGGGTTAGCCTGGCAATAGCATCTTTACTCTTGCTGTAGTTCGGCAAGTTAGACTCCTTTTCGACAGCTCCTGGCTGGCACTCGTTGAAACGACAAGCCGAGGATCATAATGCCGCCAGTTGCATCGCTTTTTAATCGATATGGATCGAGTTGAAAACGAAGCATTGAGAGATCCATATACGGTCATATCATCCCAAAGCTTACGTCCTTGGCTTCAATTGGGATGTGCGCATTCAAATATCAAGAACTGCACTGAGTGCATAGGAGATATGGTCAATCCGGCATTGTGCACCGCAGCATAGACTCCTACGTTTGTCCCAGCAAAAGGAGTTTGCCATGAAGAACTACTTCAACCGCATCCGTAACTTCATCAGGCACGATCACGCAAAGGTCCGCGAAGAAGCTTACCTCAACGAAGCTGGTTCGATCATCGACCTCGAATATCGCCAGCGCCAGATCGACCGTGGCATGTTCCGTCAAAGCGGCTATTGAGGCGCTTCGCACAATATAAGACGCACACACTCGCGCTGCTCCCAAGGGCCCGTGTTGCTGGGCAGCCTTGTGAAAAGTTAACAAGCTTGATTGCCGTCCCGACTCCCGACAGCGAAGTAAAATTCTCGATAGTCCGCACCATTATCTAAACTTTGGGACTTCAGCGCGAATCCGGGCTCACTGGTCGTTCTGCGACGCGACAAGATGGGCGGACATCAAGTCCAGCATTTCTGTGCGACTTGGCCGCCCAGCAAGATCGTCGCTGATCAGTCGACGCTCAACTGATCGGCTGACATTTTCCCCGACTTCTTGTCACTCACCATCTCGTAACTGATTTTCTGGCCATCATTCAAGCCGCGCAGTCCAGCGCGCTCAACAGCAGAAATGTGCACGAACACATCAGGTCCGCCATTATCAGGCTGGATGAAGCCAAAACCCTTTGTCGAATTGAACCATTTAACTGTGCCTGTTGCCACGATGAACCCTCCCATTAGCAATTCAGATTGTATCGTTATCGATCGATGCATCCAGGATCAAGCAAAGATAGAATAATTGCATGAGCACCGCAAAAGAGCAGGCCTCGCAATTGCCAGACTCGTATTATTTGGTGACATCGGAAACACACCAGGAACTCATGACTATCATCATTCGTGTCGCGGTGCCTTGCGCTGTATGATACGGCCCTGGAGTGCCTATATCCGAGCTATGGACCCCATCCACGCTGCGCGATGACGGGCGGAAAAAGAAACGATCTAAGGGAAGATTGATTTTGCCGTACGACGGCATGCTCATTCGAGCATACCCCGGCTAACAAGTCCCAATGTTAAGCAACAAGGATAATGTAATGAATGACTTTTATGTCGGCCAAAAAGTCGTTTGTATCGACGACAAATTCAAGAATGTCAGCATCGATCAGATAATCCGAAAAGGCCAAATCTACACTATTCGCTGGATCGGCATGTATCAGCACTATGTCGATGGCGAATTCGTCGGCATCAAAGTCGAGGAGATCCACCGCGGCAATGATGACGGCCCTGAGGGTTATGGTGCGGCCGACATGCCTTATCGCGCTTCGCGCTTTCGCCCACTTGTGAAGGACCAGATTGGCGCGCTGCGAAAATTATTGACCCCCACGCCAGATGTCCCGCCCGAACAGGAGAAGGAAACCCCGGTTAAAAAGAAGGAAAAGGTGTGAACCCCAGGAATGGGAATGCCCGACCCTTTCATCATTCAGCGAATAGTTGCCGATAGAGACCGCGCTCAACTGGCGTGGCATCGACAGCATTCGACGCATGGATGGTTCCGATCGAAAAATCGAAAATCATGATTGAAACTATCAGTCTCTTCCATGCTCGTGTGCTGGTTCGGAATCAGGCGGACTACCGGGCTCGTGCCGCGAGATGAATGCCGGCCAGCATGCAGCGCACCGAGCCGCCAGCGCGTTCGATTGTCGGCACGTCGAGCGGCAGCATATCGGTGAACTGCTCGAGCACGGCGATTTGCTTCGGTTGCAATGCTTTTAGTGCCCGTGCCGAAAGAGCCAGTACGGGACCGTTCTTGCCGAATAACTCGATAGCGTTACCGGCGAAGTTGGCAATTTGCCCGTATGTGAGGTCGACGACTGTCCGCCCGGTACTCTCTAGCCGCTCCTGGATTTCAATGCGCCGCGCCGTATCGCTGATCGTGTTAAGCCCTATCATGCAGAACTGTGTGCCGATCCCCATCAGTACATTGGTGTGGTAGATCGGCCGGCCTTGGTAATCGACCGCGTCAAACACCACCGGCTCGAAGTTGAAATGCGTACAAAATCTCTCCAACATTACTGCGTCTGTGCGGTTGGACTTCGCGGCATAGGCAACACGTTCAACATGATCGAGCACCATGGCCCCGGTGCCTTCAAGGAAAACGTCATCCATTTCGAGGCCGGAATAGTCGATCACGTCTTGCACGCGATAGCGCTGCTTCAGCATCTCGATGACGTCGGTGCGGCGTTCCCTCCGGCGGCTCGGCGAATACATCGGATAGATGGCCACATGACCACCGGCGTGAGTGGAGAACCAATTGTTCGGGAATACGGAATCCGGGGTTTCCACTCCCTCGTCTTCAAAAAGATGCACAGTGATTCCTGCGGCATCCAACTGTGCGGCGGCTGTTGTGACCTCGCGATAGGCAGCGCTCGAAATTGCATCGGCCTTGCGCTCATCCAGCGACTGGAAGGTATTGTCCGAGACGGTTGCAGGGTTTGGCGAAAAACGGTGCGGGCGGATCATCACAACGCTCTTTGGCGCCTGGACAGAAAGCAACTTGCTGCTCATCACGTCATGCCCTTCGAAGAACGCGTGGATCTTCAATGGTTGTACTGAGCACGCCGTAGAGATCGCGCGGGTCAACCGGATCAGCCAGGAGATCGAGTTCCGTATAGAAATCGGTGTGCTGCACAGAGTCGCGCAGGTAACGCAACGTTGAAAAATCTTCTATTGCGAAGCCCACTGAATCGAACACGGTAATTTGCTCGTGCGAAATACGTCCATTGGCGTCGCCGGTGATCACCTGCCACAATTCGGTAACAGGAAAACCCTTCGGCATCTGCTGGATCTCACCTTCGATGCGGGTCTGCTCGGTAAATTCGACATACACATCGGCGCGCAGCAGGATGTCTCTCTGCAGTTCCGTCTTGCCGGGACAGTCGCCGCCGACCGCATTGATATGGACTCCGTTGCCCACCATGTTATCGGACAAAATAGTAGCATTCAATTTGTCGGCCGTGACGGTCGTGATGATGTCGGCGCCAAGCACAGCCTCGGCGGTGCTGTCCGCCTCGACGATCTCAAAGCCCCATGGGGACATGTTGCGGACAAACTTCGCCGTCGCAGCCGGGTCGATGTCGTAGACGCGCAGCTTGTCTATCCCCAATAGCGTCTTGAAGGCCAATGCCTGGAATTCCGACTGCGCACCGAGACCGATAATCGCCATCGTGCTGGCATCGTCACGAGCAAGATATTTCGCGGCCAGCGCCGACGTCGCCGCAGTACGCAGTGCCGTCATGATGGTCATTTCGGAGAAAAAAGTCGGATAGCCCGTGCCGACATCCGACAGCACGCCGAAGGCAGTGACCGTCTGGAGACCATCGCGGGTGTTCTTCGGATGCCCGTTCACATATTTGAAGCCATAAAGCCTGCCGTCGCTGGCCGGCATCAATTCGATGACGCCATCGCGGGAATGACTGGCAACCCGCGGCTCTTTCTCAAACTCGTTCCAGCGGCGGAAATCATTTTCGATATAGTCGGCTAGCCCGAGCAGAAAACGCTCCATGCCAACAGAATGGATTAACCTTACCACATTATCGACGCCAACGAACTGGACCATGCTCGACCTCCTTGTTTAGAGATCAAATTAGATCAATGCAGTTTGTATATTAAATACGGAACATGTTCGAAATTCCTCTCAATATTTTGCAATTTGCATATCAAGCATGTACATTTATCTAATGCACATATTTGATGAATTGGACCATGCATTGATCGCCGCCCTGCGTGAGGATGGACGAGCGCCCGTATCCAAACTGGCTGCCATTCTGGGCGTAACACGCGCCACCGTCCAAACACGGCTGGATAGGCTCCTCAACTCTGGCGCTGTTCTGGGCTTCACCATTCGCGCCCGGCAAGACTATGATGAGCGGTCCATTCGCGCCGTTATGCTGATCGAAGTGAGCGGGCGTTCCACAACAACTGTCATCAAATACTTGCGCGGCCTGCCTGAACTTCACTCCTTGCATACAACGAATGGTGCATGGGATCTGATCGCTGAAATAAGGGCGGCGAGTTTGACAGATTTTGATCGCGTGCTTCGCGAAGTGAGAATGGTTGAAGGCGTTCTCAATAGTGAAACCAGCATCATGCTGAGCTCGGTTTAGTTCTTACAGGCAACGACTTTGCAATGGCCCGCGCCTGGCACCTTTTCGATCGCTCGAAGCATGCCGAAACATCAACAATGTCGCTCCTGATTGAGCTGCTGTTGCAGGCTTCAGAGTCGCGACGTCCGTCAAATCACGGCCTTGGGGGGCCAAGGATACAGTTATTGCTGCGACTACGGAACCTTCACCCATAAACCCTCGTTACACTGCATTCCACCAACAGTGAGGACGGTACGATGGCGACCGAAGATACTTTCGACACCGATCGGGGCAGCGGCGGCGAAACGCACCAGCATGTCCCTGAAAAGGGTCCACACGATGGCACCAATCACCTGACTACCAATCAGGGCATTCACGTCAGCGATAACCAAAACAGTCTGCGTTCAGGAGAGCGGGGTCCAACATTGCTTGAGGACTTTGTGCTGCGGGAGAAAATCTTCCATTTCGACCACGAGCGCATTCCGGAACGCATTGTTCATGCTCGGGGATCCGCTGCCCACGGTTACTTTGAACTCTTCGAATCCCTCTCCGATATTACCAAAGCTGATCTGTTCCAGCGTGCCGGAGAAAAGACGCCTGTCTTTACCCGGTTTTCCACGGTGGCTGGGGGCGCAGGGTCTGTCGACACGCCCCGCGATGTGCGTGGATTTGCAGTTAAGTTTTATACCAAGGAAGGAAATTGGGATCTGGTCGGAAACAATATCCCGGTCTTCTTCATTCAAGATGCGATCAAGTTTCCGGACCTTGTTCATGCTGTGAAGATGGAAGCCGATCGGGCCTTTCCGCAAGCCGGGAGTGCCCATGATACATTCTGGGATTGGGCATCCTTGATGCCGGAAACGACACACATGCTGATGTGGGCCATGTCGGACCGCACCATTCCGCGTTCGTTCCGCACTATGGAAGGATTTGGCATCCACACTTTCAGGCTCGTAGATGCAAAGGGCAAGTCGACTTTCGTCAAGTTCCATTGGAAACCCAAGCTGGGATTGCAATCGACCGTCTGGGACGAAGCGCTGAAACTCCAGGCAGCAGATAATGACTATCACAGGCGCGATCTCTGGGAGTCCATCCAGTCCGGTAATTTCCCGGAATGGGAACTCGGTCTTCAGCTGTTCGATCAGAAATTTGCCGATGCGCAGCCCTATGATGTGCTCGATGCTACCAAGATCATTCCTGAGGAGGTGATCCCGGTACGGATAGTCGGACGCATGGTCCTTGACCGCAACCCCGACAATTTCTTTGCCGAAACGGAACAGGCCGCCTATTGCCCGGCGAATATCGTTCCCGGCATTGATTTTACCAATGATCCGTTATTGCAGGGACGACTATTCAGTTATCTCGATACCCAAAAATCGCGCCTTGGCACCGCGAATTTTCATCAACTGCCAATCAATGCGCCGAAATGTCCAGTGATGAACTTTCAGCGCGATGGACAGATGCAGATGAACGTGCCCAAGGGTCGCGCCAACTATGAACCAAACAGCTTGAATGCCCATGGCGAAGAAGGCGGACCTCGCGAATGTCCTGTAAGCGGGTTCGCCACATTCGAAGGACGTTCGGAGAACGGGGAAGTGGGCGACAAGTTGCGGGTCCGCGCAGAACTCTTCGCTGATCATTACAGTCAGGCCCGGCTGTTCTGGCGTTCGCAACAACCCTCTGAGCAGGCTCATATCGCTTCCTCCTTCGTTTTCGAGCTTTCAAAGGTGGGCCTGTCGCAGGTACCGCTGCGAATGGTCGCCAATCTGCGCAATGTCGATGAAGACCTGGCAAAACGTGTCGCCGTTGGCTTGGGTATCGAGCTTCCGAAAAAGGCGCCCGCTGCTCGCGAGCCAATCGACATGAATCCCTCCCCCGCCCTGAGCATTCACAAGAACATGAAAGCCACACTTGATGGCCGCACAATCGGTATCTTAATTGCCGATGGCACAGATGCGGCCGCTTTGTCGAAGCTCACAAAGGCAATCAAAGGAGCTGGAGCCAGAACGATGCTGATTGCTCCCAAAGTCGGCGGAACGAAACTCTCAGATGGAAAAATGGTAAAGGCGGACGGGCAACTGGCAGGCTCACCGTCGCAGTTGTTTGATGCCGTCGCCGTGCTTCTGTCCGATGACGCCACAAAAATACTGCTTGAAGAAGGAGCTGCGATCCAGTGGGTTATGGATGCTTTCGGGCATCTCAAAGCCATCGGATATCTGGCGGAATCCAAGCCGTTGCTAGACAAGGCCGGGATTCAACCCGATCAAGGTGTCGTAATGCTTGACAACGATTTCGTTCACGCAGCAGCAAAGCGTTACTGGGAGCGCGAACCAAAGGTGCGATCGCTGGCTTAGGTTGGGGCATCAATGTTCGGACGGGGTTAAGATTGCCCATCGAGGCCCCACCGAACACCGGCGACAGCAATACCTAATCCAAACTCCGTATCTGCCCGGCAAACGGATTCGAGACCTGCCGATTATGGTCGAGAATCTACTCGAGGCTTAGACCCGGCACGCGGCAAGAAGCCATCTATTCGATATCCTTTATTGCATCGAGAGGTCCCTTCAGCGCGGTGCGCGGCGGCACAAGTTGCGGTTGAATAAGATAGGTCTGCACCGCCGGACGGCTCTGTGACATGATCTCAAACGCCTTTGTGATCATCCCGTCGACATCCTGCCGGATCATGATAACGGGGAAAGGCAGGAACGACCCAAAAGGATCGTAGTCATAGCAGCCGACGACGATATCCGCGAAGGCCTCGTTCGGGTGCTGCGCCATGAAACGCAAAAGCCCTTCGAAATTGATAGACGAGTTGATGAACAGTCCTCGCGGCAGTTTCCCTTCGCGCTCATAAAACCGTTCGAAAGCAATCTGCGCCATATTCGGCGAGTAGCCGGTCGGTTCTATGCATCTGTCAGAGTCGTCTCCCGTGAGTTCGCGCTTGGTGGCGCGAAACCCGCGGATACGTTCACGGCTGGCATGGTCGTCACGCCCGCCGAACAGATAGAGTTCATCCGGTTTGAGCGGCAAGTTGGCACTGAAATGACGGATTACCGCCTCCGTCAGCATGCGCGCGCCCTGATAATTATCGCTGATCACGGAAGGCGCCAGAGTGCCCGGCAGGTCGATATTGACGTGCTTGAGACCAGAGGCAACGCAAAGCGCATGAATCCCGTCGGGATCAGTGGCACCAGCCACGATCAGTTCGTCGACAGAATAGGAAATCAGCGTTTCGACTGTTTGCCGTTCCTGTTCCGGATCACGACACGCACTCACAACAATGGGGCATTGTCCGCGACTGCGGACATGCGCCTCAAAGGTTTGTGCCATCGACGAAAAATAGCGGTTGTCATGCACGGGCAGCAGAAGACCGACAAGACCGGACCTGGAGCTGCGCAGACCCCGCGCCTGGAGGTTGGCGGTATATTGATGTTCCTCCGCCAGATCGCGGATAAGTTTTGCGGTACTTTCTTTGATCCGTCGCTTGCGCCAAGTCCCGTTGAGTACGGCACTGACCGTCGATGGCGAGCTTCCGGAAAGAACTGACAGGTCGTAGATCGTCGCCTTTTTCTTTGGTTGATGTTCCATCCATTTCTCCTGCCACTTTCTTAGTGCCAAACTCCGCTTGACGAAAGATTAAAACTGACTGATATTTATTGCACCATCGATTGTGCAAATTTGCAACATCGATGGTGCAATGAGCGCCGTGAGGAGGCGGTGATCGGGAGAGTGGAACCTACACCACTCGAGTTCTGCATATGTCCCCTGCCCGGTTGGATGATAAGCTCCCGTGCGGAGCAAGTGGAGGAGGAAAGAAATGAAAAAGCTTTTGATCGCCGCAGTTGCCGCGGCGCTGTCCTTGGCGGCTGCAATGATTGCTTCCGCCGATAGCGGAAAAGTCGGTGTCGTTGTCAAGATCGGCGGCATTCCCTGGTTCAACGCCATGGACGCCGGCATCAAGGAACAGGGTAAGAAGATCGGAGTCGATGCCTTCATGGTCGGCCCGACGAGTGCCGATCCTGCGCTTCAGGTTCGTGCGATCGAGGATTTGATTGCGCAAGGTGTAAAGGTGATCGGCGTTGTTCCAAACGATGCCAAGGTGCTTGAGCCCGTGCTCAGCAAGGCCAAGGAGAAGGGTATTATCGTCATCACCCACGAGTCGCCGAGCCAGAAAGGCGCGGATTGGGATTTCGAGCTCGCCTCTTCCACCGGGTTTGGTGAAGCGCATGCAAAGCTCCTCGCGGAAAAGATGGGAGGCAAGGGCGAGTATGCCGTCTTCGTCGGGTCACTGACCGTTCCGCTGCACAACGCTTGGGCTGATGCCGCCAATGAATATATCAAGAAAAACTATCCGGACATGAAGCTGGTCGGTGAACGTTATGGCGTCGCCGAGGATGTCGACAAGAGCCGCTCGACCGCTCTTGACCTCATTTCAGCCCATCCCGATCTCAAGGGCTTCCTGGCCTTCGGCAGCCAGGGCCCGATTGGTGCTGGACGAGCTGTCGAGGAGCGCCGCAAGATCGGCCAGATCTTTGTCCTTGGACCGTTCTCGCCTGGACAGGGACAAAAGCTCATCAAGTCGGATGCCATTTCCGGTGGCTTCATGTGGAACCCGAAGCAGGCGGGTGAAGTGTTCGTAACCCTGGCTGACAAGCTCATGAAGGGCGAAAAACTGAAAGACGGTGATAAGATCGAAGGCCTTGGTGTCATCCACCCTGATTTCGAAAACCACAACATCATCGTTGACCAGTTGGTACCCATCAACAAGGAAACCGTCAGCGATCTAGCCAAAATGGGCCTCTGATCCTTCGCGGATCCTCCCTGCTGCCGGAGCAACCATGGCTGGTCCGGCAGCGTCAAATTTCGGTTTTGACGGGCATATCACAATGGCTGAGACTATGAGTATGGACGGCGTGAAGCCACTCCTGTCGTTGCACAACATCAATATGACCTTCGGTGGGATCAAGGCGCTCAAGAACGTGAGCTTTGAAGTGCTGCCGGGAGAGGTTCATTGCCTTGCTGGCGAAAACGGGTCCGGCAAGAGCACGCTCATCAAAATCATAACCGGCGTCTATCGCCCGGAAGCTGGCGCTGTCATAGAATATGACGGCCAAACATATACGCACATGTCTCCGGTCACCGCGCAGGCTGGCGGTATTCAGGTGATCTGGCAGGACCTGGCGCTGTTTCCAGAGATGACGGTCGCCGAAAATATCGCTTTTCAGACCGTGATCGGCCGCTGGCCGCGGTTCGTGAACTATCGCCGCATGCGCGAAATCGCAACCAAGGCGCTCAACCGCCTTGGTGTCGCGCTGGACGTCGACACGCCGTTGAAAGAATATTCCATTGCCCAGCGTCAGATCGTGGCGATCGCCCGCGCACTCGTGGGTGAGGCAAAGCTTGTTTTCATGGATGAGCCTACTGCCTCGCTGACACAATCGGAGACCGATCACCTCATCGAGATCGTCCGTTCGCTTTCAGCCTCCGGCGTCGCAGTGGTTTTCGTTAGCCATCGCCTTGCCGAAGTCTTGGAAATCTCCAATCGTCTCACGGTTCTGCGCGATGGTGCGCTGGTAGGAGTTTATCCCGTCGAGGGCATGACACAGTCGCGTGTTACTGAACTGATGACCGGCAAGAATTTCGATCAGCACGTCCGGGCGAAGGTTATGGAAGGCGAGCCGGCCATCGTTGAGGTCAAAAACCTATCGCGCCCCGGCCAGTTCGAAAACATCTCGTTTACTGTCCGGCGCGGCGAAACGCTCGGGATCACCGGGCTTTTGGGTGCTGGTCGAACAGAACTCGCCTTGTCGCTCTTCGGCATGCTGAAGCCCCGCTCCGGTACTGT encodes the following:
- a CDS encoding sugar ABC transporter ATP-binding protein, yielding MAETMSMDGVKPLLSLHNINMTFGGIKALKNVSFEVLPGEVHCLAGENGSGKSTLIKIITGVYRPEAGAVIEYDGQTYTHMSPVTAQAGGIQVIWQDLALFPEMTVAENIAFQTVIGRWPRFVNYRRMREIATKALNRLGVALDVDTPLKEYSIAQRQIVAIARALVGEAKLVFMDEPTASLTQSETDHLIEIVRSLSASGVAVVFVSHRLAEVLEISNRLTVLRDGALVGVYPVEGMTQSRVTELMTGKNFDQHVRAKVMEGEPAIVEVKNLSRPGQFENISFTVRRGETLGITGLLGAGRTELALSLFGMLKPRSGTVLLDGKPVRFSSNRDAIKAGVAYLSEDRLSLGLIQPQSIADNLAIASLDRIKSGGLLSDERKRRLVGRWVADLGVKIGRQSDAVSTLSGGNQQRIAIAKWLATDPKLLILDAPTVGVDVGARAGIFEIVAKLAESGLAIILISDEVPEVYFNADRVLHMAQGEMAGWFDPRSCTLQEIEAAVYA